One part of the Francisella adeliensis genome encodes these proteins:
- the migR gene encoding iglABCD operon regulator MigR, with translation MPLNQLKSAVHKRFNQVYLYECNEDIDFSLFKKGSIVIANDTSIVSILAFKTYLTGANLTVLDSFDNRAKGLEKYLTNTGISYIEHISFWDRDSVLIVNTGFISQVEQSDDRFILCICGVELPHFSERKNLDRQVFFDVAKLQSLRTFNEEFENLSVKTWEEYLLQLNQPAEIWFRQMLNAGTHRVISDTTGVDLDGHKFATASILMAKKLSKLTESQGSVGVCLPTSAGGYLAIMALMISAKSIVNLNYTASEEALHHAITNAGIKTIITSKAFVEKLAGKGFMVEKVFSMCQVVYLEDIKASITKFDSLLTYLQVKYLPENMLVNKYVAKTKLEDLAFIIYSSGSEGVPKGIAVSHKNLLANVYQSTKVIECSENDSVAGILPIFHAFGLTISLVSFFQGGFIACHTDPTDAKGVANLISKYKVTVLCATPTFLRIYTKNRTVKKEDLATLRYIVTGAEKLSKEVRTMFEAKFDKVISEGYGTTELSPVAAVNRPTKAPNKIGTVGLTVPGGQFKIVHPESHEELPLGTEGMVVYRGVNKMDYYLNDPAKTKKVMLDMYGHSWYITGDKGKLDSDGYLTVVDRYSRFAKIAGEMVSLGLLEQQVYDALREKGYDSHKIDFEILAVATPDAKRGEIINLLYTLEELAQDELKDIVRHSNIENLYRPSNYFKVIAIPKLGSGKTDFSKAKKLALDLVKA, from the coding sequence ATGCCTTTAAACCAGTTAAAGTCGGCTGTACATAAAAGATTTAATCAAGTTTACTTATATGAGTGTAATGAAGATATAGACTTTTCGTTATTTAAGAAAGGCTCTATCGTGATAGCTAATGACACTTCAATAGTTTCTATATTAGCATTTAAAACATATCTTACAGGTGCGAATTTAACTGTTTTAGATAGCTTCGATAATCGCGCTAAAGGGTTAGAGAAATATCTTACAAACACAGGGATCAGTTATATTGAACATATTAGTTTCTGGGATCGTGATTCTGTGCTTATTGTTAATACTGGTTTTATTTCTCAGGTTGAACAAAGCGATGATAGGTTTATTCTTTGTATTTGTGGCGTTGAGTTACCTCATTTTTCAGAACGAAAAAACTTAGATAGACAAGTGTTTTTTGATGTTGCAAAACTTCAGAGTCTGAGAACTTTCAATGAAGAGTTTGAGAACTTATCAGTCAAGACTTGGGAAGAGTATCTTTTACAGTTAAACCAACCGGCTGAGATATGGTTTAGGCAAATGTTAAATGCAGGTACTCATAGAGTGATAAGTGATACTACAGGTGTAGATTTGGATGGTCACAAGTTTGCAACAGCATCAATTTTGATGGCTAAAAAGCTCAGTAAGCTTACAGAAAGTCAGGGTAGTGTGGGTGTTTGTCTACCTACAAGCGCTGGAGGTTATTTAGCGATTATGGCGTTGATGATATCTGCTAAATCAATTGTAAATCTAAACTACACAGCTTCAGAAGAAGCTCTTCATCATGCTATTACAAATGCAGGGATTAAGACAATTATTACCTCTAAAGCATTCGTTGAAAAGCTAGCTGGAAAAGGTTTTATGGTTGAGAAAGTTTTTAGTATGTGTCAGGTTGTATATCTTGAGGATATTAAAGCTAGTATTACTAAGTTTGACTCACTTCTTACATATTTACAGGTTAAATATTTGCCAGAAAATATGCTCGTAAACAAATACGTTGCAAAGACTAAGTTAGAAGATTTAGCCTTTATAATATATAGTAGTGGTAGTGAAGGGGTGCCTAAAGGTATAGCCGTTAGTCATAAAAATCTCCTAGCAAATGTGTATCAAAGTACTAAGGTTATTGAATGTAGTGAGAATGATTCGGTTGCTGGTATTTTGCCGATATTCCATGCTTTTGGACTTACTATATCTTTGGTTTCATTTTTTCAAGGTGGTTTCATTGCTTGTCATACAGATCCTACGGATGCTAAGGGTGTTGCAAACCTTATTAGTAAATACAAGGTTACAGTTTTATGTGCAACACCTACATTCTTACGTATATATACAAAAAACAGAACAGTTAAAAAAGAGGATTTAGCAACGCTAAGATATATAGTGACAGGTGCTGAAAAACTTTCTAAAGAAGTGCGCACAATGTTTGAAGCTAAATTTGATAAAGTTATAAGTGAAGGGTATGGAACGACAGAGCTCTCACCAGTTGCTGCAGTAAACAGACCAACTAAAGCACCGAACAAGATAGGCACTGTTGGACTTACTGTGCCTGGAGGACAATTTAAGATTGTTCATCCAGAATCACATGAGGAGTTACCTTTAGGCACTGAAGGTATGGTCGTTTATCGTGGTGTAAATAAAATGGACTACTATTTAAATGATCCTGCTAAAACTAAAAAAGTCATGCTCGATATGTATGGACATTCTTGGTATATAACTGGTGATAAAGGTAAGCTTGATAGTGATGGATATCTTACTGTTGTAGATAGGTACTCTAGGTTTGCAAAGATTGCTGGTGAGATGGTTAGTTTAGGTTTGCTTGAACAACAGGTTTATGATGCTTTGCGTGAAAAGGGTTATGATTCGCATAAAATTGATTTTGAGATTTTAGCTGTAGCTACACCAGATGCAAAACGAGGTGAGATTATTAATTTGCTCTATACTTTGGAAGAGTTAGCTCAAGATGAGTTAAAGGATATTGTAAGACACTCAAATATTGAAAACTTATATCGCCCATCAAATTACTTTAAAGTGATAGCTATACCAAAGCTTGGCTCAGGTAAAACCGATTTTTCAAAAGCTAAAAAGCTTGCTTTAGATTTAGTTAAGGCTTAA
- the mutM gene encoding bifunctional DNA-formamidopyrimidine glycosylase/DNA-(apurinic or apyrimidinic site) lyase codes for MPELPEVETVKNGLGKTVLGKTIFNIQINTNKLRYPLCEKEFKLLENKTIKSIDRRGKHLVLSFENELQLIVHLGMSGVIKVKNTSKYEQIKHDHIVITLNDDLSIIYNDPRKFGYWLINQNSSPLEHKVLATHGVEPLTDDFNSAYLLSKLKKTTRKIKQTIMDNPIVVGVGNIYASEALFDSNILPTRPSNTITKKEAEKLVNSIKVILKKAIAEGGTTLKDYKNTEGKPGYFTQQLNVYGRTGEPCYICDSKIDSLVIAQRNTFFCKKCQK; via the coding sequence ATGCCTGAGTTACCTGAAGTTGAAACAGTCAAAAATGGTCTTGGAAAGACTGTTCTCGGAAAAACAATTTTCAACATTCAAATCAATACAAATAAACTTCGCTATCCGTTGTGCGAAAAAGAATTTAAACTTCTAGAGAATAAAACTATAAAAAGCATCGATCGTAGAGGTAAACATTTAGTTCTTTCTTTTGAAAATGAACTCCAGCTAATTGTTCATCTAGGCATGTCCGGTGTTATTAAAGTAAAAAACACTTCTAAATATGAGCAAATCAAACATGACCATATAGTCATAACTCTAAATGATGATCTAAGCATAATTTATAATGACCCGCGTAAATTTGGCTACTGGCTCATTAATCAAAACTCTTCTCCTTTAGAGCATAAGGTTTTGGCTACTCATGGGGTCGAACCTCTAACTGATGATTTTAATTCAGCATATCTCTTATCTAAGCTAAAAAAAACTACTAGAAAAATAAAGCAAACAATTATGGATAATCCAATAGTTGTTGGTGTTGGTAACATCTATGCAAGTGAAGCATTATTTGATAGCAATATATTACCTACTAGACCATCAAATACTATTACCAAAAAAGAAGCTGAGAAACTTGTCAATTCAATCAAAGTAATTTTGAAAAAAGCTATCGCAGAAGGTGGAACAACCCTCAAAGACTATAAAAATACCGAAGGCAAACCAGGATACTTCACACAGCAATTAAATGTATATGGTAGAACTGGAGAACCATGCTATATATGTGACTCAAAAATAGACAGCTTAGTAATAGCTCAAAGGAATACTTTTTTTTGTAAGAAATGTCAGAAATGA